A window of Littorina saxatilis isolate snail1 linkage group LG7, US_GU_Lsax_2.0, whole genome shotgun sequence contains these coding sequences:
- the LOC138970241 gene encoding uncharacterized protein F54H12.2-like, which yields MFYLTLPSNSSLQHYPDNNASHYYTKLPQTIDLGTDYECGLAEIQFNNSHNSRAAWRTCKETYKIIYTTPPRSDWEAEEEEKEGDSSRYFWISIMALAHPQSCESVHTGLDLFSVPPTQTAVQEGMFVEYHPLATLAPGAPIEFTISGATSEYLDLSNTYLHVRAKITKADGTNLEADSPVAPVNYWLHSLFSQVDISLNDTLVTNSENTYPYRAYIEATLNYGREAKKSHLTSAMYYRDSSNHLDDTAGDANWGLKVRREQTMRSREADMMGRLHADIMHQERYMMNGVDVKIRLIPSKNIFHLMSPDPFQGFRSVITHASLFVRKVKLNPAVSLAHAKALEKGTAKYPLKRVVVKTFSIPTGNLSAVQDNLFLSQTPNRLVIGLVDSAAFNGQASRNPYHFKTQGLSFLSLYLDGKQIPGKPLTPNFEQHQYVRSFFSLMTSTGLANRDAGSYMELRDFELGYAIYSFDLSPSLLDGDQFELVKSGALRLELKFNQALPAPVMVIVYGEMDSMIEIDRSRQVLTDFAL from the exons ATGTTCTACCTGACACTCCCCAGCAACAGCTCCTTGCAGCACTACCCTGACAACAACGCGAGTCACTACTACACAAAACTACCTCAAACAATTGACCTGGGCACCGACTACGAGTGTGGGTTGGCTGAGATTCAGTTTAACAActc GCACAACAGCCGCGCCGCCTGGAGAACCTGCAAGGAAACGTATAAAATCATCTACACCACACCGCCAAGGTCAGACTgggaggcagaagaagaagagaaggagggCGACAGCAGCCGATATTTTTGGATAAGCATCATGGCCCTTGCCCACCCTCAGTCATGTGAAAGTGTACATACTGGATTGGATTTGTTTTCTGTACCCCCAACACAGACAGCTGTACAGGAGGGAATGTTTGTAGAGTATCATCCTCTAGCTACTCTGGCCCCAGGAGCCCCTATTGAGTTTACCATCAGTGGTGCTACATCCGAGTACCTGGATCTAAGCAACACGTATCTCCATGTGCGAGCTAaaatcaccaaagcagacggaaCAAACTTGGAGGCTGACTCCCCTGTGGCTCCTGTCAACTACTGGTTGCACAGCCTGTTTTCCCAGGTGGATATCAGTCTCAATGATACCTTGGTGACCAATTCAGAGAACACCTACCCCTACCGTGCCTACATTGAAGCCACCCTCAACTATGGACGAGAAGCCAAGAAAAGTCACCTCACCAGTGCCATGTATTACCGAGATAGCTCCAACCACCTGGATGATACAGCAGGGGATGCCAACTGGGGTTTGAAGGTACGGCGTGAGCAAACCATGCGGAGCAGAGAGGCAGACATGATGGGGCGACTTCATGCTGACATCATGCACCAGGAACGCTACATGATGAACGGCGTGGACGTGAAGATCAGACTCATTCCTTCCAAGAACATCTTCCACCTGATGTCTCCTGACCCCTTTCAGGGTTTCCGCAGTGTCATTACACATGCCTCCCTGTTTGTTCGCAAAGTCAAGTTGAACCCTGCTGTGAGCCTCGCTCACGCCAAAGCACTGGAAAAAGGCACGGCCAAGTATCCTTTGAAAAGGGTCGTGGTAAAGACTTTCTCCATTCCCACAGGCAACCTCAGTGCTGTGCAGGACAACTTGTTTCTGAGTCAGACACCCAACCGCCTGGTGATTGGCTTGGTGGACAGCGCTGCTTTCAACGGACAAGCCTCACGCAATCCCTACCACTTCAAGACACAAGGATTGTCCTTTCTCAGCCTGTACCTAGACGGGAAACAGATTCCCGGCAAACCCCTGACACCGAACTTTGAACAACACCAGTATGTGAGGTCATTCTTCAGTCTCATGACGTCTACGGGTCTCGCCAACAGAGATGCGGGATCTTACATGGAGCTGCGTGattttgagttggggtatgctATCTACAGTTTTGACCTGAGTCCCAGTCTTCTGGATGGAGATCAGTTTGAACTGGTGAAAAGCGGTGCCCTGCGTCTGGAGCTGAAGTTCAACCAAGCTCTTCCAGCGCCTGTGATGGTGattgtgtatggtgaaatgGACAGCATGATCGAGATTGATCGCTCTCGCCAGGTCCTGACTGATTTTGCACTATGA